Genomic segment of Iocasia fonsfrigidae:
TTAATTGCTTACTGAGATTAAATATTTTCTCATCAATTGTCTCTTTAATCATTTTAAGATTCTCTTCTGCAATAAGTAATCTACTATTAAAAACCTCTACCTCTTCACTGGTATATGAAACGAGTTGAGTAAAATTACTAAAATCAAACTTAAGCTGATTTTGTATAGAAATATATGTAGCGATATCATCTTTACTTTTACTAATTAATTCTCTGATAACATCATTTATTTTTTCAACAAAACTATGCTCTTCTTTCATTGATGACAGTTCAATCTTAGCCAGGAGCCTAATGTTACTTAGACGGTTAGTAAATTTTCTAATATTATAAAACTCTTGATTAACTCCTTCTATACCCGTTTTAAATATTTCCTCAGAACTCGCTAATTGTTGATATTTATCTTTTGATTTATTAACTGCAGCTTGTATTTCTGCTAGGAGCATAAAAATTTTATTATAAATATAATTAAAATTGTCTTGCGAAACCACTTTATGATCATTACATAGCTTATTTCTTATCTCTAATAAATTTTTATCTATATTAATAAGGTCTTTATTCGTCTTCATTAATAATAACTCAATAGCCTCTTGAGAATCCTTTAGTTGTCTCTGAACAGCTGATAATAAACTATCAACAAGCCTAATTACCTCCCCAATAAAATTTAATCTTTCAGAAATGATTCCATTATCTACCAGGACATCAGGGTGAATCGTAATTTCCTTACTGGTTTTTACTAAAATTTTATTGATGTTTTCTAGATTTTGTCTAATGATATCCTGTTTTTGAACCTCTATCATTAGTTCATTTACTGGTAATATTGCCCTATTTATCGACTCAATTAATTCTTCAAACAAAACTCTTATTTCATTTAAGAAGACAAAAAATTTATTAAAGTATTCTTTCAATTTACTATAACTACCCTTAATATCTCCTTCAATACTGATTATTTCTAGAATACCCTCTTGAAAAAAATCCCGCCATTTTATTAGTCTACTGATTTGTTTTTCTATATTATGATAATTTCTCAACATCTTTAAGGATATTATTTGAATCTCTTTCGCAATCACCTTAAATCCATTAGCATCTTGACCCTGTTTATTATATGTATAGATACTACTGTTAATTGCCAAGATTTTAAGACTATTTAATATCTTCTTCAAATCTGAAGTCAAATTAATGATTTTTTTGAATTCTGTTTCCTTATCCCCTCCTTGATCAGTTATAATATTATTTAACACAGCAAATAACTCATCCTTATCATTCAGCAAATTATCTATACTATCTATTTTATTCCTTAAATCGTTTAAAACCTGAAATATCATTTGCTGATTATTGACTCTCTCATTATTATTAAAACACTTAATAAGCTCCCTTGTCTCATCAATTGCATCATTTATATTATCTTCAATCTCTGGTAATAGCCGGGCTATCAAACTGTAATATCTATCAGTATAGTCAATCATCTTTATAACTAATTGGGTGTTTTTAGCAATATCAGAGTTAAATTTAGTGGCTATTTGTTGATAACACTTTATGAGCCTTATATGAGACATACTATCACCCCCTAGTTAAACTAAACTTTTTGTTTTATAAATCTCTAGATATTAAAAAAACCAATACCTTATCTAGCCTCCTAAGGTATTGGCTCACAGCTTTTAATATAATTATCTGGCTGATCTTCCAACAATATATAGCAATTTAATATAAAATATATTACTAATTATTAACATTCGCCATATAAGACTATTTTCCTGCATAATTATCAAATTATCACTATAAAAATATAATTTTTTGGTAATTATCACTATAAAATTTCTTCGCTAAAGATATTGATAAGCAGAATCTCATTAATATTACTATAATCACAATAAATATTATCAACTTTTATTCCAATATATTCATTTAATATTTTATTAAATTCCACTTTATAACTATCAAAAAGGTATCTGGCCAGATTACTTAAAATATTTTTCCCCTCACTACTTTTAGACAATTGCTCTAATATTGGACTTACATATGGTTTAAGCCTAATAATTACAACATCTTTATATATATCAGTTGTAATCCTTTTAGGTCCTGTCCCAATCACATACTTATACAATTTAGCTATACTAGCATTTAATCCTGTAATTAAATTGTTTTTTTTAATCACATCAATGTATTTTTCAGGAAACAAAGCAGTCTTAACTAATTCTTCATGAGATATATCTAAAGCCTGGGCCAATTCCTTTAAACTCCTGATAGTTGGACTCTTCAGGTTATTTTCAATACTACTTATAAATGATTGGGATAACCCTGATATCTCTGATAATTCCTGCTGACTAATTGATTTCCTTTCTCTAAATTGTCTTATCATATATCCTAGTTGTTTACTCAATAAATTCACTCCTTAGTTAAAAATTAAGTTAAGTAAAGTAAAAAAAAACCAATACCTTATATATTTCTTATAAGGTATTGGCTCACAGCTTTTGATATACATCTGGCTGCTCTTCCAACAAAATAACATTAGGTATTTAAAACTAGATTTTAATTAAATTATATAATATATTTTTATTAAATTCATTTTATTTCCTGCCTATGTATAAAAATTTTATAATAAAATATTATTTTCACATAATTAAAAACCCTTCATCTATAGCCTATTAAATTAACTAATTAATCCTAATTTTAATTATAGTACACTGTATATTGTGGTCTCAATAATATAATCTACTACATTTTGTATTTTTGCCTTTATATGATATAATGTACCATGTTACAGTACATAAATGAGGTGAGTATAAAAATGACTGCAGAATGTAAATTAAATGAAAATGCCAGAAAAGTACTTGAGAGTAGATACCTTAAAAAAAATACAGAGGGAGAAATAATAGAAAGCCCTGATGAAATGTTTAGGCGGGTGGCCAAAAATATAGCAGAAGCCAACCTTAAATATGATGAAGACCCGGCAGATGATGAAGAGAATTTCTATAAAATAATGAAAAACCTTGATTTTTTGCCTAATTCACCAACATTAATGAATGCTGGTAATGAGCTACAACAATTAAGTGCCTGTTTTGTCCTACCTGTCGAAGACAGTATGGACGGTATTTTTGATTCTGTTAAAAATACTGCGTTAATTCAAAAAAGTGGTGGTGGTACAGGTTTCAACTTCTCCCGTCTAAGACCCAAAAACGACCTTGTTAAA
This window contains:
- a CDS encoding Na-translocating system protein MpsC family protein, with product MSKQLGYMIRQFRERKSISQQELSEISGLSQSFISSIENNLKSPTIRSLKELAQALDISHEELVKTALFPEKYIDVIKKNNLITGLNASIAKLYKYVIGTGPKRITTDIYKDVVIIRLKPYVSPILEQLSKSSEGKNILSNLARYLFDSYKVEFNKILNEYIGIKVDNIYCDYSNINEILLINIFSEEIL